ATTgtttttttaggttattttctgcttaattttaattttaaaaaattaacttgtaagtttaaaagtccacgtgaCATTCACATggcttgatttaaaaaaaaaatgccacgtaatgttaaatgtttaaaattaaatggcACGTAATTAGTTGACCGGAACTTCTTGCTATTGttactaaagtgattgtttttctttcgATTTGACACTTGAGTGGTCCAAAAAACataaattggcaccaaagtgagcaccaTATATGAATATTGGCACTTCGGAtatccttttgctttttccccTCCTAGCTGCTCAAGAAAATCTGATAATTTAGGATTCACTCATCCTATAATTCTCGCGATGTCTTGGTCATCTCGATCTTTGTTTAATGTCTTGTGCtgaacgggaaaaaaaaaggtgatcggTTATAATCCTTATGAACGAATATTGCAAGAGCCAAAGACGTCGAAAACACCTAATGAGGTCGTGGAATAGGATAGAAGACCACCGTTCGATTCGCCTCCTAAAAAAGGCATCTCAAAGGAGGATAAGACGATAATTCGACACAGCCACCTCTCGTAGCAGACCTGTCTCGCGAGAAGTGCCACAGGAGATAAAAGGTGCTCCTCCGTCCGCAAAGCTCGACTCGAGATTTTGGTCGAGGGAATCAAACAAGGCCGCCGCTCCGCCACCGCCGGCCGGGTAGGAGGGAGTCGGCTTGAACGGCTATATGAGCCGACTATAATGCTGGGTTTGGACCCTGATAGTTGGGCCCGTGAGGCTTAGATCGGGAAAGTCTACTGGAGATCGGGACTTCAAGGAAATGAAGATGGCACGAGTATATTGGGCCTTTATCATCCTTGTTCTGCGGTCAAGCTATCAGGCCTTCTACATCGCGATTCTTGATAATCCtaagttttccaattttaggctccgtttgtttaacaaaaaatatgagattttaaaaaaatatttttcaaaaaatttattttgcatgaaaatgacaaTACTTTGCTTTGTTTGgctaaattatgaaaaagatccgaaaaatattttccgttgtttattattgaaaatcaaattttatgttTCTCCATGTactccttttaataatatttaacttttatgttttttattttactttttttaaaaaaatcaattttttaatcatttatcgtttatcctttctttttaaattttttttccttcgggTCTCAGCCAGTCACCGCCTGACGAACAAGTGTGGCGGCACGACCTCCGCTTCGTCGTTCCCCTCCTCGAACGGGTATTCAGACTCAGGGGATCAGATGATAGTTTCCAGGATATCGACTGGCAGCGAGTTCGTCATTTTCTTGGCCTTCTTCATTTTCGATTTGCCACACACGCCCATGAGTTGTCGAGAATCGGCGCCATTGTATTGCAGAAGCTGTAGTAGTCCCGTTCGTCCGCGTCGCTGCTCCGATTCGGGGTTGCTCGATCTTGATCAACGAAAACTATGTCGGCATCTTAAAATCCGAAATCCATGAAGATCGAGTCGCGAGAGATGGGAAGTGTGCTGATATGAATGGCGAAGGGTGGGAATGGGAGGGATTTATataggtggtggtggtggtgggagggAGACAGAGGTGAAGGAATTTGGAGAATCAAAACCGTAGTGAGTGCATTTTGTGATTGTTAATGGTGTTTTATCAAAGTTAAGATTATTGTAACAGGGGGGGTTGAGTATGGCCCCATGTATCTTCTTCTTGATCATTGGGATCAGCCGAGCCTCGAGCTAGCCGGCTTGCGGCATGGTTGATCATCGACTGATTGGCTGTCGCCGAGGTTCGCAATTGGCAAAGGAAGGAGCGGCAGGCGGACGAAGCAGGAAGGAGGAagcaggagaaaagaaaaaaagaagagaaaaaaataaaaaatttaaaaaataaatataaaaatgaaaagaaagtaaaaaaaaataattataaagaaaggaagtgtgaaagagaggatgatgaaaagatgaggaaaatattttccacttctcctatttttgaattttttttatgggtggaaaatatttttcaagactAGTTTATTTTCCGCAAACCAAGCACcggaaaatcagaaaaatattttccgagaaGTAGTTTtacgtgaaacaaacgaagccttaatCCACAATCATTCATGCCTCGTTTGTTTCAATACAAGTTCGGTCTTTCGCGTCTATATTCATGTgccggaaaaaggaaaataaaagaaaaaggccaaTTTTGTGGGCTACCacgaatttctttattttctgctagTCTTTACAATGAATAACAATCCGGCAATAAGTAGATTATGAGCTTGGATGAAATACCTATTAAATAAACaagagaaataggaaaaaaattaattaaaagcttcaaatattcttattttctcaaataaaggcataaagtTGACTTTGCTTGAGATAATGATCCGAATTGGACATTATTTCgaataagggttaataccacgaaaattcTCAAACCAATACAAATGTGACAAACTTACccaaacctattttttttaccataaaaatttCGAATTGGTACATTAATGATAAACTTAtcttccgttagtttttgttaaattttataatcaaattactgagttggatgacatgtaACAGTTGACGGGTGTACCATTTGAGGGTTTTTACCTTCCGTCTTTCAcacatgtatcaatttggagtttttcatggcattaacataatttaacggaaactaattgagagtaaatttgtcatagatatatcgatttgaaatttttggtggtcgaaaaattagtttggggtaaatttattacaagcgtgtcggtttagaattttttattatataaaaattaatttgtggtaaacttattacatgtgtaccaatttaaaatttttcgtgatattatcTAGAGGCGGCCTCGCTTGGACGAGGGCAACAACCTGGTCGGTTAGGGTCACCAAGCCCTTGCTGCTAGAAATGTCATTGATAGATCGGAATATTTAGCCGATGTACGGGGttatgtccttatttaaaattgttatGACTATTTcgagccattatttgaaaaattgagggcactttaaatttttatatgaaatgaaatctatttcaaattcttatttgaaaaaaataggtGCACGATCCTTGTTCGAAAATGTCCCGTTAAAAACCATCCTTTGTGAAATCCAATCGTCCAAATGGATCATGGCGAAATGCTGCGCTGGAAGGTGGATTGGATAATGATTCCACTTTCGTCTTTCTCTGTTCCTTGCGAAAATGAATATCGTCCCTCTTGCGATGCGACGGGGCTGATTCCAAAGCCAAGAACACTCGGAAATGCTGCTCTCCATCGTTGGAACCACTCCCACTTCGCCTTCCCCACTCCACTCGACCCCTTCCAATCCCCACTTCAACGCCTACAATCCGCTCTTGCCCAAATCCCTTTTCCCCGGTTTCGAAGCTGCTCGCACCCGTTTCTTCGAGAGGTTGCTGTACCCGACGAGCAAGAACTCGCGCTGCACCAAACCCAAGAGACCCTCTTCTGTCACGAGGGCCATCAATGCCTCTCTGATAGATGCGCCCCTTCTCTGGGCTGGGAGGCTCTGCGTCTTCTATGCTTTGCTCAAGGCGGGCTTGGCTGGATCTGAAGTCAACCCACTTGTCTCAGGTTCTTATAATCGGGtttagacccttttttttttctttcttttgtttgctttgTTGCGCTTGTCTTTGGTAAGTTTTGATGTTTTCTTGGTTAATGCTTGGTGCTTTTCTGTGATTGGTTAGAGTTGGAGAGTCATGATGGGGTTGGTGGTGAATCTGGTGATTTGGGATTCTCCGAGTGGCTCGGGAGCTTGCAGAAGAAACCAGGTACTCCTGAGTCCttacttccttttgtttttctttggttgATGCTCTTGTGGttagattttcttgaatttttagtatTTGACTGAAGAGTGGGAGCTTTTGGATTGCTTTGGAGTAAAAAGATTATGTTCTGTCATGGAATTGACTTATCCCGCGATTGCGCCGATCAAATGTGCCTGGAGTCACAGATTTATAGGATCTCGAGAGTTGTCTATGAGCTCAAGTATGCATTTGTCTGATTTTGGTGTACATGTGTTATGTGGAGGACACTGCCCGTGGATTGTTTCTCAAACTTTGCTAGCCTGAGACAGATCTGACCAAACATTTTGGACATTGAAGGTAATCTGTTTGGTTTAGCTTGATGAACGAGGGCGAACAACTTGTCTAAATTAGAAACTTTAtgtcaaagaaaagagaaatcttTTGAATTGGTTTTGCTGATCAGTGGTGCTTTGCGACTATTGCATTACTGGTGAAGTAAGCTAACCCATGTGGCATTTCACTATCGACATTTAGCAAATGCTTATGGCAATCACAATGCAGGGATGGAAATCTGGCTAGTATCGTTTGTTATCAAGAAGAGTGAGAGAACGGGGCCCAGCTTAGATCAAACTAGATCATACCCATATCTATATTATGATTTTAATTTCCAATGAACAGCATCTGTACTGTAATTGCATGCCCAACTGGTGCTCCTTGTGTAAATCTTGACTGGAAGTGTAAGTCTGATTCTCACTTGTcccagaaaatgaaaataatagatCTCAATTTCTTTTAACGTGTTTGTCCGAGATGTAGGTATCTGGTATATCCTTTTGCCTTGCGAGACATGATTTGTCTCCCATAATTGCTggttttctagaaaaataaaccTGTTAAAGTTTGAGATGTCCAGTCACTCTGTTGTTGTATAAGGTATGTTGCAAACACATGT
The genomic region above belongs to Rhodamnia argentea isolate NSW1041297 chromosome 6, ASM2092103v1, whole genome shotgun sequence and contains:
- the LOC115753241 gene encoding uncharacterized protein LOC115753241, whose product is MLLSIVGTTPTSPSPLHSTPSNPHFNAYNPLLPKSLFPGFEAARTRFFERLLYPTSKNSRCTKPKRPSSVTRAINASLIDAPLLWAGRLCVFYALLKAGLAGSEVNPLVSELESHDGVGGESGDLGFSEWLGSLQKKPEKEAADRRKLVSKWHPTTKGTLRRNYRVPSKSEGRRLLKAIASLLSEDDHFTDATSHKGCQIRRESAHGESVCCNNVRALFDELPTPHVIVEITAFPAGPLTEIDYAKAEKLERVLRSGPSI